The genomic region ATCTCGACCCGGACGTGCCGGGAGCTGGGCAGCGCGTCGATGCGGGTGTAGGGGCTGCGCGGATGGACGTAGACGGGCTCGTCCTCCTCCAACCAGCGGTCCATCGCCTCCCAGTCGAGGCGGACCAGGTCCCGCAGTCCCTCCAGTGGGGACTGCGGGTACGCCCAGGCCGCCGCCGGCGCGGTCCGCCCCTCGACGACCACGTCGTAGTAGACGGCCTCGCCGCGGCTCGGGGAGTGCTCCGTGCGGGCGGTGGGGACCAGCTCGGCGACGACGTCGGCCCGCGGCAGGTAGTAGGCGGGATAGTGCGGGTTCTCCCAGACCAGCGCCGGGCTGGTGGTGTCGACGACCAGCCGCCCGGCGAGGTAGGCCCGGACCCGCTTGCGCCCCTGCTCCAGCCGGACCCGGCCCCGCGCCTGCTGCGTCGTCATCGGACAGCCTCCCGTCTGTTCGGCGCTCCCGCGCCGGCCCCCGGCGAGCCCGTCGCCGCCGCGGCTCCGGGCGTCATCGGCGCCGTTGAGGAGCAACCGGCGACGGGTCGGGAGCCTTCCCGCGCCCCGGTCGGCGCCCGCCAGGGCGCGCCGGCGCCGTGAACGGCGGCCTCCCGGGCGGGCTGGTCCGCGGCCGGGGTCGTGGCCCGTGTGGGCGGGGCGAACTCGGCGGCCAGCAGGGCGACGTCGTCGCTCAGCGTCGCCTCGGTCCAGCGCCCCAGGGCCGCGACGAGGTCGGCCAGTCCCGCGTCGAGCCGGCGCGCCGGCCCGAGGGCGGCCTGGGCGGCGGGCAGCACCGGGAAGAACTCCCGGGTGTGGGGACGGCGGGCCTCGGCCAGGCCGTCGGTGTAGAACAGGATCCGGTCGCCCGCGACGAGGTGGCTGCGCACGACGGTGGTGCCGGTCGCGCCGAGGCCGAGCGGGGTGCGTCGGCCGGTGGCGGCGAGCAGCCGGGGCGCGCCCCGGCGCAGCAGCACCGGGTCGGGATGGCCCGCGTTGACCAGCTCCAGGCGGACGCCGTCGATCTGCGCGAACACGGCGGTGACGAAGTCCTCCGGCCCGCCCGAGCGGACCACCTCGGCGTCGAGGGCGGCCACGATCTCCTCCGGGTCGGCCAGGTGACGGGCGAGGACCCGGAAGGTGGCCGTCACCCGGCTGGCGAGCCGGACGGCGTCGAGGCCCTTGCCCCGGGCGTCACCGACGAGGATCCGCACCCCCCAGCGGGTCTGCGTCACCTCGTAGAGGTCCCCGCCCACTCGGGCCTGCGCGGCGGCGCTGTCGTAGTTCACGGCCAGGCGCAGATCGCCCAGGCGGGCGGGGACGACGCCGAGGATGGCCCGCTGCGCCACGTCGGCGACCCGGGTGACGTCGCGCAGCCGCACCTCGCGCCGCTGCCGGTCCCGGCTGGCGGCGACCGCGATGGCGCCGCCCGTCGCGATCACCGCCAGCCGGATGATCTGGGCGACGAGGCTGTCGTGGCCGACCCCGGTGTAGTAGCCCAGCGGAATGGCCTGCAGCGCGCCGAACACCAGCGCCGCGCCGGCGTAGGCGGCGGTCACCCGCGGCCCGGTCAGCGCCGCGGCGAGCAGCGGGCTGATCACCAGACTGGTGATGATCACATAGCGCCGGTCGCCGGTGAGGTCCATGACGACCACGGCGAGCAGGACGACCAGGGGGATGAGCGACCGCCCCCAGCTCGCCTCGGACGCGGGCAGCGGCCGCCGCACGGCGCCACGACGGTTCACTGACTTTCGGTCACGAATCACTACGACGAGTATGCGCGCCTGCGCCGCGGCGAGCACGCCCGAACAAGGGCGAGGTTGCGCCAAGTGACACGTCGACGGACGAAAATCCGCAATGGTCATCGGCCCCCGGATGCGCGAGTCTGGCGGGACGGTAGCCGGCGTGGCGCCGGGCTGTCGGCGTCACCGCACGTCGGGGCCCAGCGACTTCCGCCCGAGCGATCAGCGCCTCGACCGTCCCCTGGAGGGCACCACCATGCAGATCACCGCCGCCGTCGCGCACGCCAGTGGTGGCCCGCTGGGGATCGAGACGCTGGAGCTGGACGACCCCCGCCCGGACGAGATCCTGGTCCGGCTGGACGCGACCGGGTTGTGCCACACCGACCTCGCGATCCTGGACCAGGTGCCGCTGCGCTGGCCGGCCGTGCTGGGCCATGAGGGGGCCGGCGTCGTGGTGCGGGTAGGCGCGTCCGTGCGGGCTCTGGCGCCCGGCGACCACGTCGTTCTGGTCGCCGCCTCCTGCGGGGACTGCGCGAGCTGCCGAGGCGGCCAGCCGTCCTACTGCCTGTGCTACCAGAGCCTCAACCTGGGCGGCGGGCGTCGACCGGACGGATCCTGGACCCATCGCCAGCACGGCAGGCCCGCCTTCGGCAGCTTCTTCGGCCAGTCCTCGTTCGCGACGTACGCGCTGGCCACCGAGCGCAACGCGGTCCGCGTCGACGCCGACCTTCCCCTTCAGCTGATGGCCACGCTCGGCTGCGGGGTCCTCACCGGAGCGGGCGCGGTCCTGAACACGCTGCGGGTCCGGCCGGCGTCGAGCGTGGCGGTGTTCGGGGCCGGGGCCGTGGGGCTGGCGGCCGTCATGGCGGCGCGCATCGCGGGCTGCGCGTCGATCACGGCCGTCGACACCCGGCCGCAGCGGCTGCGCCTGGCCGCCGAGCTCGGCGCGGACCGGACCATCGACGCCGGCGACACCGACGCCGTCGCCGTCCTCGAGAAGTCCGGCGGTGTGGACTACGCCGTCGAGGCCGCCGGCCACGTCGCCGTCATGCAGCAGGCCGTCGCCGCACTGGCCCCGGGCGGTGAGGCGGCGCTCGTCGGCGTGACCCTCGGCCAGTCGGTCCGCCTCGATCCGACCCTGCTGCAAAGCCGCGGGCTGACGGTCCGTGGCACGCTGGCGGCCGGTCGGGGGTCGCCCGCGGACCTCGTCGGGCGGCTCGCCGGCCACTGGCGCGAGGGCCGGCTGCCGATCGAACGGCTCGTGACGGTCTTCGACTTCGCCGATATCGGCACCGTCGTCGAGCGGGCGCGGGCGGGCAGCGTCCTCAAGGCGGTGCTGCGCATGCCGCACCTCGAGTGACGGTCCCTCGTACCGGTTCCGGAGCAGAGAGCCCCCGATGAGGAGAGCCATGACCACTGAGACCGAGAAGACGCCTGACATCACCGACCGCACCGACCGCACCGACCTCAGCGACCTCAGCGACCTCAGCGGGATTTTCGAGGCGCAGCGCCGGCATCGCTGGGTCACGAAGACGTCGACCGTCGAGGAACGCACCGGGCATCTCACCCGCCTGCGGGCGGCGATCACCGAACATCTCGACGAGATCCGGGCCGCGCTGCACGCCGACCTGCTGCGCCCCCCGCGCCCCCGGGTCCCGACCGAGGTGGCGGCGGTGCTCGCCGACATCGACGACGCCGTCGCCCACCTCGCCTCGTGGACGGCACCGACCCCGCTGACCCCACCGCCGTACCTCGGCGAAGGGGCCGCGGAGTTCGTGCAGTACGAGGCCCGCGGGGTCTGCCTGCTGTTCGCGCCGTGGAACTTTCCGTTCGGCCTGCTGTTCCAGCCCCTGGTGCCGATCATCGCCGCCGGCAACACCGCCATCGTCAAGCCGAACGAGCTCGCCCCGGCCACCTCCGCCATCAGCGCGCGGATCATCCGGGAGGTCTTCTCCCCCGAGCACGTCGCCGTGTTCACCGGCGGGGTCGAGCTGGCGAACGCACTGCTGGAGCTGCCCGTCGACCACATCTTCTTCACCGGCAGCCCCGCGGTCGGGCGGGTGGTGATGGCCGGCGCCGCCCGCCATCTCGCCTCGGTCACCCTCGAACTTGGCGGGAAGTGCCCGGCGATCGTCGACGGAACCACCGACGTCGCGACGGCCGCCGTCCAGATCGCCCAGGCCAAGCACAGCAACGCCGGGCAGATCTGCCTGTCGCCGGACCACCTGTGGGTGCGCCCGGAGGTCCGCGACGAGTTCCTGGAGCATTACCAGCGGTGGGTCGAGAAGAACCTCTACCGCGAGGGCGGCCTCGTGCCCGAGGCCCTGGGTCGGATCGTGAACCAGCGCAACGTGGACCGGCTGACCGGCTACCTCGACGACGCGGTCACCCGGGGCGCAACGCTGGTCGGCGGCGGGACGCCCGATCCCGCCGGGACCGTCCTGCCGCCCGCGGTCCTGCTCGACGTGACCCCCGACATGAAGATCATGGGCGAGGAGATCTTCGGGCCGATCCTGCCCGTGCTGACCTTCACCGACCCGGCCCAGGTCGTCGAGCACGTCCGCGCCGGCGGCAAGCCGCTGGCGATGTACGTCTACAGCAATGACCGAGCCCTGGTCGACGCGGTGCTCGCCGGCACGTCCTCCGGCGGGGTCACCGTCAACGGCTGGGCGCTGCACTTCGTCGACAGCCAGCTCCCCTTCGGCGGCGTCGGCACCAGCGGGATGGGCCGCTACCACGGCGTACACGGCTTCCGGGAGCTGTCCCATGCCCGCTCGGTCTTCGTCGCCGTCGGCGAGCCCGCGCCGCCGCCGACGGCATGAGGGCATGGCGCGACCATTCGCCATCCCGTTCCGAATCGACGCGAAGTGACACTTACTGTGCAAGCAGGACGTCAGGAGCGGCCGTGCGAGTCCTGGTCACCGGATCCCGAGGCAAGATCGGCTCCCGCGTGGTGGCGCGGCTGGGGGCCGACGGCCACCAGGTCACCGGGACGGACATCGTCGCCGCCCACTACGGCCCGCCGTTCGACCCCTACCTGCGCGCCGACCTCACCGACTACGGGCAGGCCGTCGCCGTCGTCCTGCGCACCCGCCCCGACGTCGTCATCCACACCGCCGGCATCCCCGAACCCTCGCACGACCCCGGGCACGTCATCTTCGCCACCAACACGCAGTCGACGTACCACGTCGCCGAGGCGGTCGCCCGGACCCGCGTGCCCCGCCTGATCTACACCTCCAGCGAGACCGCGCCCGGTTTCGTCACCGCCGAACGGCCGTTCCTGCCCGACTACCTGCCCGTCGACGAGGACCACCCGCTGCGCCCCCAGGACGCCTACGGCCTGTCCAAGGCCCTCGGGGAGAACATCTGCGACGCGCTCGTGCGCCGCAGCGACGCCACCGCCGTCTCCGTGCGTCCCAGCCTCGTGCTCATCCCCGACGCCTACGAGACCGTCCACGCCGGCGTGGCCGCCGATCCGCGCCGGGGCGCGTTCAACCAGTGGTCCTACGTCGACGCCGACGACCTCGCCGACCTGATCGCCCTCGCCGCGACCGCCGACACCCCCGGCCACGAGGTCGTCTACGCCGCCCAGCCCGACAACATCGCCGGCCGCCCACTCGCCGAGCTCACCGCCGAGGTCTTCGGCGCGGACGCCCCACCGCTGCGGGAGCTCGACCGCCCCGACGCCGGCGGGATCTGCATCGCCAGGGCCCGCGCCCTGTTCGGCTGGAAGCCCGAGCGTTCCTGGCGCGACCACGTCAGCGGCAACGGCTGAGCCACCAGTCCTACCGCCGCGGCGACGCCGGCATCTGACCGCCGCCGCCCGACGCACCGGCGACGATCGCGGTGGGTGGTGGGCTTTGACAGTGGACGCCCGTCATGGTCAGTTGGACCTGACATGGAGATCGGACAGCTCAGGGCCTTCGTCGCCGTCGCCGAGGAGGGCCACGTCGGCCGCGCGGCGACGCGGCTGCACCTGACGCCGTCGCCGGTCAGCCGCAGCATCCGCGCGCTGGAGCACGAACTGGGCGTGGAGCTGTTCGCCCGCGGCCATCACTCGCTGGAACTCACCGAGGCCGGCCGGGCCGCCCTGCCACCGATCGAGGCGGCGCTGCGCAGTCTGGAGGAGGCGCGCTTCGCCGCCCGCCAGGCCGCCGGCCAGCTCCCGCCCCTGCGCCTGGGATCCACCCACTTCGCGCCGCCGCACATCGTCGACCGCGTCGCCGCGACCCTCACCTCGTTCCTGACCGGCGCGCCGGGCCAGACCCCCACCCCGGGCTCGGACGTCCCGGACGGGGCGCGCAGCGGTCTGGCGGAGCTGGTCCACAGCCCGTCCAGCGAGCTGCTGGCGACCCTGGCCCTCGGCGAGCTGGACCTCGCCCTGGTGCACCTGCCCGTCGACGATCCGTCGCTGGCGGTGCTACCGCTGGTCACCTACCGGTTCCGGGTCGCGATGCGCGCCGACGACGA from Frankia alni ACN14a harbors:
- a CDS encoding DUF427 domain-containing protein — encoded protein: MTTQQARGRVRLEQGRKRVRAYLAGRLVVDTTSPALVWENPHYPAYYLPRADVVAELVPTARTEHSPSRGEAVYYDVVVEGRTAPAAAWAYPQSPLEGLRDLVRLDWEAMDRWLEEDEPVYVHPRSPYTRIDALPSSRHVRVEIDGVVVAESHRPVVLFETGLVPRYYLPLVDVRQELLRPSDTRTHCPYKGSAEYFSVEVDGRRHDDVVWTYRTPLPESARITGLVCFYDERVTVSVDGVPTHP
- a CDS encoding PP2C family protein-serine/threonine phosphatase, giving the protein MNRRGAVRRPLPASEASWGRSLIPLVVLLAVVVMDLTGDRRYVIITSLVISPLLAAALTGPRVTAAYAGAALVFGALQAIPLGYYTGVGHDSLVAQIIRLAVIATGGAIAVAASRDRQRREVRLRDVTRVADVAQRAILGVVPARLGDLRLAVNYDSAAAQARVGGDLYEVTQTRWGVRILVGDARGKGLDAVRLASRVTATFRVLARHLADPEEIVAALDAEVVRSGGPEDFVTAVFAQIDGVRLELVNAGHPDPVLLRRGAPRLLAATGRRTPLGLGATGTTVVRSHLVAGDRILFYTDGLAEARRPHTREFFPVLPAAQAALGPARRLDAGLADLVAALGRWTEATLSDDVALLAAEFAPPTRATTPAADQPAREAAVHGAGAPWRAPTGAREGSRPVAGCSSTAPMTPGAAAATGSPGAGAGAPNRREAVR
- a CDS encoding NAD(P)-dependent alcohol dehydrogenase — translated: MQITAAVAHASGGPLGIETLELDDPRPDEILVRLDATGLCHTDLAILDQVPLRWPAVLGHEGAGVVVRVGASVRALAPGDHVVLVAASCGDCASCRGGQPSYCLCYQSLNLGGGRRPDGSWTHRQHGRPAFGSFFGQSSFATYALATERNAVRVDADLPLQLMATLGCGVLTGAGAVLNTLRVRPASSVAVFGAGAVGLAAVMAARIAGCASITAVDTRPQRLRLAAELGADRTIDAGDTDAVAVLEKSGGVDYAVEAAGHVAVMQQAVAALAPGGEAALVGVTLGQSVRLDPTLLQSRGLTVRGTLAAGRGSPADLVGRLAGHWREGRLPIERLVTVFDFADIGTVVERARAGSVLKAVLRMPHLE
- a CDS encoding aldehyde dehydrogenase family protein, with the translated sequence MTTETEKTPDITDRTDRTDLSDLSDLSGIFEAQRRHRWVTKTSTVEERTGHLTRLRAAITEHLDEIRAALHADLLRPPRPRVPTEVAAVLADIDDAVAHLASWTAPTPLTPPPYLGEGAAEFVQYEARGVCLLFAPWNFPFGLLFQPLVPIIAAGNTAIVKPNELAPATSAISARIIREVFSPEHVAVFTGGVELANALLELPVDHIFFTGSPAVGRVVMAGAARHLASVTLELGGKCPAIVDGTTDVATAAVQIAQAKHSNAGQICLSPDHLWVRPEVRDEFLEHYQRWVEKNLYREGGLVPEALGRIVNQRNVDRLTGYLDDAVTRGATLVGGGTPDPAGTVLPPAVLLDVTPDMKIMGEEIFGPILPVLTFTDPAQVVEHVRAGGKPLAMYVYSNDRALVDAVLAGTSSGGVTVNGWALHFVDSQLPFGGVGTSGMGRYHGVHGFRELSHARSVFVAVGEPAPPPTA
- a CDS encoding NAD-dependent epimerase/dehydratase family protein; this translates as MRVLVTGSRGKIGSRVVARLGADGHQVTGTDIVAAHYGPPFDPYLRADLTDYGQAVAVVLRTRPDVVIHTAGIPEPSHDPGHVIFATNTQSTYHVAEAVARTRVPRLIYTSSETAPGFVTAERPFLPDYLPVDEDHPLRPQDAYGLSKALGENICDALVRRSDATAVSVRPSLVLIPDAYETVHAGVAADPRRGAFNQWSYVDADDLADLIALAATADTPGHEVVYAAQPDNIAGRPLAELTAEVFGADAPPLRELDRPDAGGICIARARALFGWKPERSWRDHVSGNG
- a CDS encoding LysR family transcriptional regulator; the encoded protein is MEIGQLRAFVAVAEEGHVGRAATRLHLTPSPVSRSIRALEHELGVELFARGHHSLELTEAGRAALPPIEAALRSLEEARFAARQAAGQLPPLRLGSTHFAPPHIVDRVAATLTSFLTGAPGQTPTPGSDVPDGARSGLAELVHSPSSELLATLALGELDLALVHLPVDDPSLAVLPLVTYRFRVAMRADDELATRTCLYLADLRDREILLTPTRLQPTAMRRLRDRLEQDGHAHVVTMREQDLLALANTIRRSRQLTLTGSANSGPAGRVFTDPAFALVPLAPGEIDFQLGLAWSRATASRDSRISAAVDHLRATIPPR